One Panicum virgatum strain AP13 chromosome 9K, P.virgatum_v5, whole genome shotgun sequence genomic region harbors:
- the LOC120649619 gene encoding cytochrome c oxidase subunit 6a, mitochondrial-like translates to MALAAARSGLRSLAPRAAPARRRMSSSVHDDAYETAKWEKITYAGIVTCTLLAAYNLSKGHPHFDEPPAYPYLHIRNKEFPWGPDGLFEKKDHH, encoded by the exons ATGGCTctggcggcggcgagatccGGCCTCCGGTCGctggcgccgcgcgccgcgccggccaggcGCCGCATGTCCTCCTCCGTCCACGACGACGCCT ATGAGACGGCCAAGTGGGAGAAGATCACCTACGCCGGGATCGTGACCTGCACCCTCCTGGCGGCGTACAACCTCTCCAAGGGCCACCCCCATTTCGACGAGCCGCCG GCGTACCCATATCTGCACATCCGCAACAAGGAGTTCCCCTGGG GACCTGATGGCCTCTTTGAGAAGAAGGACCACCATTAA
- the LOC120649620 gene encoding L-type lectin-domain containing receptor kinase SIT2-like: MVDLRRARAPLAAGVFLAVLAGVAVLGAGEEQFVFSGFAGAPLILDGTAVITPTGMLELTNGTAQLKGHAVYPTPLPFRRSPGGPVRSFSASFVFGIIPPYADLSGHGIVFFAGNTSSFSTALPSQYLGFLNPSNNGNASNHIFGVELDTIRSTEFKDPNDNHVGIDINSLTSVNVSDAGYHDDGTGAFHSLSLISAKAMQVWVDYDAATTRINVFLAPLKMAKPSKPLVSATQNLSDVLVDPVYVGFSSATGTVRSLHYVLGWSFAMDGPAPAINIAGLPKLPRFGPKPRSKVLDIVLPIASATFVLGVVAVVVVLVRRRLKYAELREDWEVEFGPHRFTYKDLFRATEGFKSKMLLGIGGFGRVYKGVLPKSKLEVAVKRVSHESRQGIKEFVAEVVSIGRLRHRNLVQLLGYCRRKGELLLVYDYMPNGSLDKYLYGGKEGEEKTTLDWGQRFRIIKGVASGLLYIHEDWEQVVIHRDIKASNVLLDSEMNGRLGDFGLARLYDHGADPQTTHVVGTMGYLAPELARSGKASPLTDVFAFGAFILEVVCGRRPVEQSMADNRLMLVDWVLDHWQRESLAEVVDARLQGEYDAGEATLALKLGLLCSHPLPGARPSMRQVMQYLDGDMPLPELTPAHLSFSMLALMRSEGFDSFVMSASSTAMSIGTMTGLSGGR; the protein is encoded by the coding sequence ATGGTTGACTTgaggcgcgcgcgcgctccactcgccgccggcgtcttcCTCGCCGTCTTGGCCGGCGTCGCGGtgctcggcgccggcgaggagcagTTCGTGTTCTCGGGCTTCGCCGGCGCGCCGCTGATCCTGGACGGCACGGCCGTCATCACGCCGACGGGGATGCTGGAGCTGACCAACGGCACGGCGCAGCTCAAGGGCCACGCGGTGTACCCGACGCCGCTGCCGTTCCGGCGGTCCCCCGGCGGGCCCGTGCGCTCCTTCTCGGCGTCCTTCGTTTTCGGCATCATCCCGCCCTACGCCGACCTCAGCGGCCACGGCATCGTCTTCTTCGCCGGCAACACCAGCAGCTTCTCCACTGCGCTGCCCAGCCAGTACCTCGGCTTCCTCAACCCCTCCAACAATGGCAACGCCAGCAACCACATCTTCGGCGTCGAGCTCGACACCATCCGGAGCACCGAGTTCAAGGATCCCAACGACAACCACGTCGGCATCGACATCAACAGCCTCACCTCCGTCAACGTGAGCGACGCCGGCTACCACGACGACGGCACCGGCGCGTTCCACAGCCTGTCCCTGATCAGCGCCAAGGCCATGCAAGTCTGGGTGGACTACGACGCCGCAACCACGCGGATCAACGTGTTCCTGGCTCCCCTGAAGATGGCCAAGCCTTCCAAGCCTCTGGTGTCGGCCACGCAGAACCTCTCGGATGTGCTCGTGGATCCGGTGTACGTGGGCTTCTCGTCCGCCACAGGCACGGTGAGGTCGCTCCACTACGTGCTCGGCTGGAGCTTCGCCATGGACGGCCCTGCTCCGGCCATCAACATCGCCGGCCTGCCCAAGCTGCCAAGGTTCGGCCCCAAGCCACGGTCCAAGGTCCTGGACATCGTGCTACCGATCGCCTCCGCGACGTTCGTCCTCGGCgtggtcgccgtcgtcgtcgtcctcgtccggAGGCGCCTCAAGTACGCCGAGCTGCGAGAGGACTGGGAGGTCGAGTTCGGGCCGCACCGGTTCACGTACAAGGACCTGTTCCGCGCGACAGAGGGGTTCAAGAGCAAGATGCTGCTCGGGATCGGGGGATTCGGGAGAGTGTACAAGGGGGTGCTCCCGAAATCAAAACTGGAGGTCGCCGTGAAACGAGTCTCCCACGAATCAAGGCAGGGCATAAAGGAGTTCGTCGCCGAGGTCGTCAGCATCGGCCGCCTCCGGCACCGCAACCTCGTGCAGCTGCTCGGCTACTGCCGGCGCAAAGGTGAGCTTCTCCTGGTCTACGACTACATGCCCAACGGCAGCCTCGACAAGTACCTGTACGGCGGcaaggagggggaggagaagaCCACGCTGGATTGGGGGCAGAGGTTCAGGATCATCAAGGGCGTGGCATCAGGGTTGCTCTACATCCACGAGGATTGGGAGCAGGTCGTGATCCACCGGGACATCAAGGCCAGCAATGTGCTTCTTGACAGCGAGATGAACGGACGGCTCGGAGACTTCGGTCTCGCGAGGTTGTACGACCACGGAGCTGACCCCCAGACGACCCATGTCGTGGGCACCATGGGGTACCTTGCCCCGGAGCTGGCACGGTCAGGGAAGGCGTCCCCTCTCACCGACGTGTTCGCCTTCGGCGCCTTCATCCTCGAGGTGGTCTGCGGCCGGAGGCCCGTCGAGCAGAGCATGGCGGACAACCGGCTGATGCTGGTGGACTGGGTGCTCGACCACTGGCAGAGGGAGTCGCTCGCCGAGGTCGTCGACGCGAGGCTCCAGGGGGAGTACGACGCCGGCGAGGCGACGCTGGCGCTCAAGCTCGGGCTGCTGTGCTCGCACCCGCTGCCCGGCGCGCGGCCGAGCATGCGGCAGGTGATGCAGTACCTCGACGGCGACATGCCCTTGCCCGAGCTGACGCCGGCGCACCTGAGCTTCAGCATGCTCGCCCTCATGCGGAGCGAAGGGTTCGACTCGTTCGTCATGTCGGCGTCGTCGACGGCGATGAGTATCGGGACGATGACCGGCCTCTCCGGAGGGAGATGA
- the LOC120649621 gene encoding homeobox protein rough sheath 1-like isoform X2, which produces MDGFRDLGGGGGSSASKASSFLQLPLAASSSAQGFPSPDGHHHSSRLALQQLLADPSGSQSSHQMDGAADLRREISPVDAETIKAKIMSHPQYSALVAAYLDCRKVGAPPDVSDRLSAMAAKLDAQPGPSRRRHEPARADPELDQFMEAYCNMLVKYQEELARPIQEAAEFFKSVERQLDSITDSNNCEGAGSSEDEQQDTSCPEEIDPCAEDKELKHQLLRKYGGYLGGLRQEFSKRKKKGKLPKEARQKLLRWWELHCKWPYPSETEKLALAETTGLDQKQINNWFINQRKRHWKPASEDMPFAMVEAAGGFHAPQQGAAAAAALYVADGMYRLGS; this is translated from the exons ATGGATGGCTTCAGGGAtcttggcggcggaggcgggagcAGTGCTTCCAAGGCTTCTTCCTTCTTGCAGCTTCCGCtggcggcgtcgtcgtcggctcAGGGTTTTCCATCGCCAGACGGGCATCACCACAGCTCACGGCTCGCGCTGCAGCAGTTACTTGCCGACCCGTCGGGGTCGCAGAGTAGCCATCAGATGGACGGAGCAGCTGATCTGCGAAGAGAGATTTCGCCGGTAGATGCCGAGACCATCAAGGCCAAGATCATGTCGCACCCCCAGTACTCGGCTCTCGTCGCGGCCTACTTGGATTGCCGAAAG GTCGGCGCGCCGCCGGATGTGTCGGATAGGCtctcggccatggcggcgaagCTGGACGCACAGCCGGGGccaagccggcggcggcacgagccGGCGCGCGCTGACCCGGAGCTCGACCAGTTCATG GAGGCTTACTGCAACATGCTGGTGAAGTAccaggaggagctggcgcggccgATCCAGGAAGCCGCCGAGTTCTTCAAGAGCGTGGAGCGGCAGCTCGATTCGATCACCG ACAGTAACAACTGTGAAGGCGCCGGCTCATCCGAGGATGAGCAGCAGGACACGAGCTGTCCTGAGGAGATCGATCCCTGCGCCGAGGACAAGGAGCTGAAGCACCAGCTCCTGCGGAAGTACGGCGGCTACCTGGGCGGCCTCCGGCAGGAGTTctccaagaggaagaagaaagggaagcTCCCGAAGGAGGCCAGGCAGAAGCTGCTGCGCTGGTGGGAGCTGCACTGCAAGTGGCCCTACCCTTCC GAGACGGAGAAGCTGGCGCTGGCGGAGACGACAGGGCTGGACCAGAAGCAGATCAACAACTGGTTCATCAACCAGCGGAAGCGGCACTGGAAGCCGGCGTCGGAGGACATGCCGTTCGCgatggtggaggcggcgggcgggttCCACGCCCCGCAGcagggcgccgcggcggcggcggcgctgtacgTGGCGGACGGCATGTACCGGCTGGGGTCGTGA
- the LOC120649621 gene encoding homeobox protein rough sheath 1-like isoform X1 — translation MDGFRDLGGGGGSSASKASSFLQLPLAASSSAQGFPSPDGHHHSSRLALQQLLADPSGSQSSHQMDGAADLRREISPVDAETIKAKIMSHPQYSALVAAYLDCRKVGAPPDVSDRLSAMAAKLDAQPGPSRRRHEPARADPELDQFMEAYCNMLVKYQEELARPIQEAAEFFKSVERQLDSITDSNNCEGAGSSEDEQQDTSCPEEIDPCAEDKELKHQLLRKYGGYLGGLRQEFSKRKKKGKLPKEARQKLLRWWELHCKWPYPSVRPPLETEKLALAETTGLDQKQINNWFINQRKRHWKPASEDMPFAMVEAAGGFHAPQQGAAAAAALYVADGMYRLGS, via the exons ATGGATGGCTTCAGGGAtcttggcggcggaggcgggagcAGTGCTTCCAAGGCTTCTTCCTTCTTGCAGCTTCCGCtggcggcgtcgtcgtcggctcAGGGTTTTCCATCGCCAGACGGGCATCACCACAGCTCACGGCTCGCGCTGCAGCAGTTACTTGCCGACCCGTCGGGGTCGCAGAGTAGCCATCAGATGGACGGAGCAGCTGATCTGCGAAGAGAGATTTCGCCGGTAGATGCCGAGACCATCAAGGCCAAGATCATGTCGCACCCCCAGTACTCGGCTCTCGTCGCGGCCTACTTGGATTGCCGAAAG GTCGGCGCGCCGCCGGATGTGTCGGATAGGCtctcggccatggcggcgaagCTGGACGCACAGCCGGGGccaagccggcggcggcacgagccGGCGCGCGCTGACCCGGAGCTCGACCAGTTCATG GAGGCTTACTGCAACATGCTGGTGAAGTAccaggaggagctggcgcggccgATCCAGGAAGCCGCCGAGTTCTTCAAGAGCGTGGAGCGGCAGCTCGATTCGATCACCG ACAGTAACAACTGTGAAGGCGCCGGCTCATCCGAGGATGAGCAGCAGGACACGAGCTGTCCTGAGGAGATCGATCCCTGCGCCGAGGACAAGGAGCTGAAGCACCAGCTCCTGCGGAAGTACGGCGGCTACCTGGGCGGCCTCCGGCAGGAGTTctccaagaggaagaagaaagggaagcTCCCGAAGGAGGCCAGGCAGAAGCTGCTGCGCTGGTGGGAGCTGCACTGCAAGTGGCCCTACCCTTCCGTACGACCACCCCTA GAGACGGAGAAGCTGGCGCTGGCGGAGACGACAGGGCTGGACCAGAAGCAGATCAACAACTGGTTCATCAACCAGCGGAAGCGGCACTGGAAGCCGGCGTCGGAGGACATGCCGTTCGCgatggtggaggcggcgggcgggttCCACGCCCCGCAGcagggcgccgcggcggcggcggcgctgtacgTGGCGGACGGCATGTACCGGCTGGGGTCGTGA
- the LOC120649622 gene encoding transcription factor RAX2-like produces the protein MGRAPCCDKASVKKGPWSPEEDAKLKSYIEQNGTGGNWIALPQKIGLKRCGKSCRLRWLNYLRPNIKHGGFSEEEDRIILSFYISIGSRWSIIAAQLPGRTDNDIKNYWNTRLKKKLFGKQSRKDQRQQHQQFMPQATSSDGMKQEAATGDVNGSSGLPTVTYNWHQQAIVGPVPSMMMEGHRIGDGVDESIRKLLYKLGGAGPFATLQVPQCVPPMYEGSPSIMPPSCTVDTTSLNEGDMQGSNTLPALELDQSFRFNQVKLDSLDCFFGTGTDQSMRWSEVSPLICPNNTVASSSQGMQPYCHVDELANLGMK, from the exons ATGGGGAGGGCTCCATGCTGTGACAAAGCTAGCGTGAAGAAGGGCCCGTGGTCGCCGGAGGAGGATGCCAAGCTCAAGTCCTACATCGAGCAGAATGGCACCGGCGGCAACTGGATAGCCTTGCCGCAGAAGATAG GGCTGAAGAGGTGTGGCAAGAGCTGCCGCCTTCGGTGGCTGAACTACCTCCGGCCAAACATCAAGCACGGAGGATTCTCAGAGGAGGAGGACAGGATAATCCTTAGCTTCTACATCAGCATCGGCAGCAG GTGGTCGATAATAGCGGCGCAGCTGCCGGGAAGGACAGATAATGACATAAAGAACTACTGGAACACGAGGCTCAAGAAGAAGCTCTTCGGCAAACAGTCCCGCAAGGATCAGAGACAGCAACATCAGCAGTTCATGCCCCAGGCGACATCAAGTGATGGGATGAAGCAAGAAGCAGCGACAGGGGATGTGAACGGAAGCAGTGGCCTGCCGACGGTCACTTACAACTGGCACCAGCAAGCCATTGTTGGGCCAGTGCCAAGTATGATGATGGAAGGCCATCGCATAGGAGACGGGGTAGATGAGTCGATCCGGAAGCTTCTTTACAAATTAGGAGGAGCAGGCCCTTTTGCAACTCTTCAGGTTCCGCAGTGCGTTCCTCCAATGTACGAGGGAAGTCCAAGCATCATGCCACCGTCATGCACGGTAGACACCACCTCCCTTAACGAAGGGGACATGCAAGGTTCCAACACACTGCCAGCGCTAGAACTGGATCAGAGCTTTCGCTTCAATCAGGTTAAGCTGGATAGTCTAGATTGCTTCTTTGGCACGGGCACTGATCAGAGCATGAGGTGGAGTGAGGTGAGCCCATTGATTTGCCCTAATAATACTGTGGCTTCCAGCTCCCAAGGGATGCAGCCGTACTGTCATGTTGACGAACTGGCGAACCTTGGGATGAAGTAG